One genomic window of Monodelphis domestica isolate mMonDom1 chromosome 1, mMonDom1.pri, whole genome shotgun sequence includes the following:
- the PPM1A gene encoding protein phosphatase 1A isoform X2, which translates to MGAFLDKPKMEKHNAQGQGNGLRYGLSSMQGWRVEMEDAHTAVIGLPSGLDGWSFFAVYDGHAGSQVAKYCCEHLLDHITNNQDFKSSEGPPSVENVKNGIRTGFLQIDEHMRIISEKKHGADRSGSTAVGVLISPQHTYFINCGDSRGLLCRNRKVHFFTQDHKPNNPLEKERIQNAGGSVMIQRVNGSLAVSRALGDFDYKCVHGKGPTEQLVSPEPEVYEIERSEKDDQFIILACDGIWDVMGNEELCDFVRSRLEVTDDLEKVCNEVVDTCLYKGSRDNMSVILICFPNAPRVSPEAVKKETELDKYLESRVEEIIKKQGEGVPDLVHVMRTLATETIPNLPPGGDLASKRSIIEAVYNRLNPFRNDDTDSTSADDMW; encoded by the exons ATGGGGGCATTTTTAGATAAGCCAAAGATGGAAAAGCATAATGCCCAGGGGCAAGGTAATGGACTACGCTATGGGCTAAGCAGTATGCAAGGTTGGCGAGTTGAAATGGAAGATGCGCATACAGCTGTGATTGGTTTGCCAAGTGGACTTGATGGATGGTCATTTTTTGCCGTGTATGATGGGCATGCTGGTTCCCAGGTTGCCAAATACTGCTGTGAGCATTTGTTAGATCACATCACAAATAACCAGGATTTTAAAAGTTCTGAAGGACCACCTTCAGTGGAAAATGTCAAGAATGGAATAAGAACAGGTTTTCTGCAGATTGATGAACATATGAGAATAATATCAGAGAAGAAACATGGTGCAGACCGAAGTGGGTCAACAGCAGTGGGTGTCCTGATTTCTCCCCAACATACATACTTCATCAACTGTGGCGACTCAAGAGGTTTACTTTGTAGGAACAGAAAAGTTCATTTCTTCACACAAGATCACAAACCAAATAATCCTTTGGAAAAAGAACGTATTCAGAATGCAGGTGGTTCTGTAATGATTCAGCGTGTGAATGGCTCCCTTGCTGTATCTAGGGCACTTGGAGACTTTGATTATAAATGTGTCCATGGTAAAGGTCCTACAGAGCAACTTGTCTCACCAGAGCCAGAAGTCTATGAAATTGAAAGATCCGAAAAAGATGATCAATTCATCATCCTTGCGTGTGATGGTATCTGGGATGTTATGGGAAATGAAGAGCTTTGTGATTTTGTAAGATCCAGACTTGAAGTCACTGATGACCTTGAGAAAGTATGCAATGAAGTAGTGGACACCTGCTTATATAAG GGAAGTCGAGACAACATGAGTGTGATAttgatctgttttccaaatgCACCAAGAGTATCACCAGAGGCagtgaagaaagagacagagttgGACAAGTACCTGGAAAGCAGAGTAGAAG AAATCATAAAGAAGCAGGGGGAAGGCGTACCAGACTTAGTCCATGTGATGCGCACATTAGCAACTGAGACCATCCCAAACCTCCCTCCAGGGGGTGACTTGGCAAGCAA